One window from the genome of Natrialba magadii ATCC 43099 encodes:
- a CDS encoding eCIS core domain-containing protein, protein MAFRSARANADESTAESRDSATAWRDATDSTGSPAAPQTAAARDHSSAPVDALEVDPTKSQRATLQRAAKEYGHADTHQWATEGMPTEAMGTPSEMAAFRERQQDRPSEVPHDIEQQTEASLHRNKAAHRDHEPAGEASVPDSVRAVVSEPGQQLEGEVKAGLEGRLDASLDHVQIHTGPTAQQACEEVNARAFAVGNHIAFGPGEYDPSSPEGQHLIAHEVVHTLQQPDAPISMMPKTEVEMEVDPDPAAEREADEIAGQVMRGWEAGLEGEMADTEIHVQRFTGPIADIGSTVASFAKVNHDAQKAAQEDKADSYAQMGATEGNIEERVENLENQVSTLGEYVSEQIRPASTKRQMVTEAGKDALSSGAGLATGAGIAALGLAGPLGAIAGAALAGAATKGMLDTSSAVSQTAEQVTPDWLDEWGDSVTDRLPGWLGGRDEDDDEWEASNKTDF, encoded by the coding sequence ATGGCATTTCGATCCGCCAGAGCGAACGCCGACGAGTCGACGGCCGAGAGCCGCGATTCGGCGACTGCGTGGCGAGACGCCACCGATTCCACCGGCTCCCCTGCCGCGCCCCAGACAGCCGCTGCGAGGGATCACTCGTCCGCGCCAGTCGACGCCCTCGAGGTCGACCCAACCAAGTCCCAGCGAGCAACGTTACAGCGCGCGGCCAAAGAGTACGGCCACGCCGACACCCACCAGTGGGCTACCGAAGGGATGCCCACCGAGGCAATGGGCACACCCAGCGAGATGGCGGCTTTCCGCGAGCGCCAGCAGGACCGGCCGTCCGAAGTTCCCCACGATATCGAACAGCAAACCGAAGCCTCGCTGCATCGCAACAAAGCTGCCCACCGTGATCACGAACCCGCAGGCGAGGCCAGCGTCCCCGATTCAGTGCGAGCGGTCGTCTCCGAACCCGGCCAGCAACTCGAGGGCGAGGTCAAAGCCGGCCTCGAGGGGCGATTAGACGCCTCGTTAGATCACGTCCAGATTCACACGGGACCGACGGCCCAGCAGGCCTGCGAAGAGGTCAACGCCCGCGCGTTCGCGGTCGGCAACCACATCGCGTTCGGTCCGGGCGAGTACGATCCGTCCTCACCAGAGGGGCAGCATCTCATCGCTCACGAGGTCGTCCACACGCTGCAGCAACCCGACGCTCCCATCTCGATGATGCCCAAAACCGAAGTCGAGATGGAGGTCGACCCCGATCCGGCCGCCGAACGCGAGGCCGACGAGATCGCCGGCCAGGTCATGCGCGGCTGGGAGGCCGGTCTCGAGGGTGAGATGGCCGACACCGAAATCCACGTCCAGCGATTTACGGGGCCCATCGCCGATATCGGCAGTACTGTGGCAAGTTTCGCGAAGGTCAACCATGACGCACAGAAAGCAGCTCAGGAGGACAAAGCCGACAGCTACGCCCAGATGGGGGCCACTGAGGGCAATATTGAAGAACGCGTCGAAAATCTCGAGAACCAAGTATCTACGCTCGGCGAGTACGTCTCCGAACAGATCCGGCCCGCCTCGACCAAACGACAGATGGTCACCGAAGCCGGGAAGGACGCCCTCTCGAGTGGGGCCGGGTTGGCGACTGGCGCGGGGATTGCCGCGTTAGGGCTGGCAGGCCCGCTGGGGGCGATTGCCGGCGCGGCGCTGGCTGGGGCTGCCACCAAAGGGATGCTGGACACGAGCTCTGCCGTCAGCCAGACTGCTGAGCAAGTCACCCCCGATTGGCTAGACGAGTGGGGTGACTCCGTTACAGATCGCCTACCGGGCTGGCTCGGTGGCCGGGATGAGGATGATGACGAGTGGGAAGCGAGTAACAAGACGGACTTCTAA